GATCAGGGACAAGTCGGCATGGAAGTGATAAGGGAGACCGTGACGATACTCGAGACCTACGACTTCGACACGCAGGTGATCGTTGCGAGCGTCAGGCATCCGATCCACGTCCTCGAATCCGCCCTGGCGGGAGCCCACATAGCCACCGTTCCGTTCGACGTGCTCAAGAAGATGGCGAGGCATTCCCTGACCGACGTCGGGATAAGGAAGTTCTTGGAAGACTATAAGAAGATACCGAAGTGACCGCCGCCACCAGGTTGGCTGCGGACAAACCTTAATATTCGGAAAGTGAATCTCATAGGAAAGCCCCGATGGTGTAGCGGCCTATCATCCGAGCCTGTCGAGCTCGGGACACGGATTCAAATTCCGTTCGGGGCGCTAATCCCGGAGCGTGGTGGAGATCTCCTCCGCCAGCTTCTCCGTTTTGACCTCCTTCTGATCCCCGGACTGCATGTCCCGCACCGATACTGAGTCTCTGGACCACTCGTCCTCTCCCACGAGGATGGCGATCCTGGCTTTCGTGACATTGGCGTAGTCGAGGTTCTTGGAGGGGCCTCTCTCGTTGAGGTCCATGTCACAGGACAGGCCTCCCTCTCTGAGTTCCCGCAGAATCCCTAAGGCGTTGTCCCGCATCGTTTCCCCTATGGGAACGACGAAGACGTCGAGCTTCGGCAAGGGAAGCTGGATTCCCTGCTCCTCGAGGACCAAGAGAACCCTGTCGAACCCGATGGCGAAACCTGTAGCGAAGATCTCTCCGCCTCCGATCGCATCGCCAAACGAATAGGACCCCCCGCCACAGATCTGCTTCTCAGCACCGAGGTCGGGCGAGTCGATCTCGAAGACCATCCCCGTGTAGTAGTCGAGACCCCTTATCACGCTCAGGTCCAGATCGAAGTCCTCCATCCCATACTTCCTCAGCCTCTGTGCAAGAACGCGAAGGTACTCGATCTGGTCCTTGACCTCCTCGGATGACACCAGTCCTTCGGCCTCAGCGAGTATCTCATCCCCGCCTCGGAGGCCAATCAACTTCTCGCAGGGCTCGTACAGGTCCGCCCTTCCCAGCGAATCCAGCGTCGCCCGAAGGCCTTCGAGGTCCCTCTTGTCCAGGAGCTGCAGACACCTGGTCTGTTCCTCGCGGGGGATGTCGAGCACGCCTCTGAGGATGCCGATGTTGCCCAGACGCACCGCGATCCGCTTCATTCCCGTTGAGGACAGGCACCTGACGGCGAGAGAGACTATCTCGGCGTCCCCGTACAGGGGCTTCGAGCCTATCAGCTCCGCCCCGAAGTGATAGAACTCCCTGTACCGCCCCTTCTGCGGCTCTTCGTACCGGAAGCAGTTCGCCAT
Above is a genomic segment from Candidatus Thermoplasmatota archaeon containing:
- the hisS gene encoding histidine--tRNA ligase; protein product: MIPRPKGTRDFSVETMDRRNYVEHLFRDVCRQYGFGEIRTPTFERTELFTARSGPEVVKDMYAFKDKAGREIALRPEVTASVFRYFVSEMRNAPKPLKWYYMANCFRYEEPQKGRYREFYHFGAELIGSKPLYGDAEIVSLAVRCLSSTGMKRIAVRLGNIGILRGVLDIPREEQTRCLQLLDKRDLEGLRATLDSLGRADLYEPCEKLIGLRGGDEILAEAEGLVSSEEVKDQIEYLRVLAQRLRKYGMEDFDLDLSVIRGLDYYTGMVFEIDSPDLGAEKQICGGGSYSFGDAIGGGEIFATGFAIGFDRVLLVLEEQGIQLPLPKLDVFVVPIGETMRDNALGILRELREGGLSCDMDLNERGPSKNLDYANVTKARIAILVGEDEWSRDSVSVRDMQSGDQKEVKTEKLAEEISTTLRD